In Gemmatimonadota bacterium, the following proteins share a genomic window:
- a CDS encoding Hsp20/alpha crystallin family protein, which translates to MAIRFRKGQRDFEEMVKRSVGNFKGRSIMRATTIFPLSNLHNLRTELDGMFRPFPLRSGFPSRWSPRVDTHETEDAFLVAVDLPGVASEDVSISLEKGVLTVSGERKSPFGLNGDAEQQPRGKFEHAFPVPDAVDTESIDATYKDGVMTLTLRKSKESQPRQIPITVA; encoded by the coding sequence ATGGCCATTCGGTTCCGAAAGGGGCAAAGAGATTTCGAAGAGATGGTGAAGAGGTCAGTTGGTAACTTTAAAGGGAGGAGCATCATGAGAGCGACGACCATTTTCCCACTGTCGAACCTGCATAACCTGCGGACCGAACTCGACGGCATGTTCCGGCCGTTCCCGCTGCGGTCCGGATTCCCGTCCCGCTGGTCGCCTCGCGTGGACACCCACGAGACCGAGGACGCCTTCCTGGTCGCGGTCGACCTTCCGGGCGTGGCCTCGGAGGACGTGTCGATCAGCCTGGAAAAGGGCGTGCTCACCGTAAGCGGCGAGCGCAAGAGTCCCTTCGGTCTCAACGGCGACGCGGAGCAGCAGCCCCGCGGAAAGTTCGAGCACGCGTTTCCTGTGCCGGACGCAGTGGATACCGAATCTATCGACGCCACGTACAAGGACGGCGTCATGACCCTCACGCTGCGGAAGTCGAAGGAGTCGCAGCCCAGGCAGATTCCGATTACCGTGGCCTGA
- a CDS encoding thioredoxin family protein, with amino-acid sequence MPSKHSVVIETRSVKRCTGRRPGTALAVILLAILCMAIFAGATIGVPVATAGEVNEKKLAEPDWQRLDKALAMARDSGKLIIVNFYTDWCPNCRRMNEKTYRDEGILKQLAKSFISVKLNAESSQPLIIEGRTLTEYQVALMFRVGSYPTTWFLTSEGRPLLPVMGYYGPDLFAPMLRFVEGGWYEKMDFDMYMEREKRGEK; translated from the coding sequence ATGCCGTCCAAGCATTCAGTAGTAATCGAAACGCGGTCCGTGAAAAGATGCACAGGACGACGGCCAGGTACCGCCCTTGCGGTCATCCTCTTGGCCATACTCTGCATGGCGATCTTTGCCGGTGCGACCATTGGTGTTCCGGTCGCCACGGCTGGCGAAGTCAATGAGAAAAAGCTGGCCGAACCCGACTGGCAGCGGCTCGACAAGGCCCTGGCGATGGCCAGGGACTCCGGCAAGCTCATCATCGTCAACTTCTACACCGACTGGTGTCCCAACTGCAGAAGGATGAACGAGAAGACCTACCGGGACGAGGGCATCCTGAAGCAACTGGCCAAATCCTTCATTTCCGTGAAACTGAACGCGGAGTCCTCCCAACCGCTGATCATCGAAGGCCGGACCCTGACGGAATACCAGGTAGCCCTGATGTTCCGTGTGGGCAGCTATCCCACCACGTGGTTTCTTACCTCGGAAGGCCGTCCCCTCTTACCCGTCATGGGATACTACGGTCCCGATCTCTTCGCGCCCATGTTGCGTTTCGTCGAAGGCGGATGGTACGAGAAGATGGACTTCGACATGTACATGGAGCGGGAGAAGCGCGGCGAGAAATAA
- the dnaK gene encoding molecular chaperone DnaK, whose amino-acid sequence MGKIIGIDLGTTNSCVAVVEGGEPTVVPNAEGSRTTSSVVGFSKDGERLVGATAKRQAVTNPDATVYSVKRFMGRRFEEVPDERTRMPYSVVEGSNGQVSIKIDEKSYSPPEISAAVLQKMKQTAEDYLGETVTEAVITVPAYFNDSQRQATKDAGRIAGLDVKRIINEPTAASLAYGLDKKSNEKIAVFDLGGGTFDISILEIGDGVFEVMATNGDTHLGGDDLDDALVDFLADEFKKEAGIDLRNDAMALQRLKEAAEKAKCELSTAGQTEVALPFITADASGPKHLNRTMTRAQLEQLVDPLIQRVVAPCRQAISDAGLSASDIDEVVLVGGSTRMPKVQEIVKELFGKEPNRGVNPDEVVAIGAAIQGAVLSGDVKDVLLLDVTPLSLGIETLGGVFTRLIERNTTIPTKKSQVFSTAADNQPSVEVHVLQGERDMALYNRTLGKFHLDGIPPAPRGMPQIEVTFDIDANGILHVSAKDMGTGKEQQIRIEASSGLSDAEIDKMVKDAEAHADEDSKKKEEVEARNQADQLVYSTEKSLEEHGDKLSAEDRGAIDSALAELKTALEGSDPTAIKAGTEKLTQSSQKLAEVLYQQAQAEQAAAQAAQAGAAGPEGPQDGPQGPPPPPGPQQDGDPQAQKKKKEDGAIDADYEVVN is encoded by the coding sequence ATGGGCAAGATCATTGGAATCGACCTGGGCACGACCAACTCCTGCGTGGCGGTGGTGGAAGGCGGCGAGCCGACCGTGGTACCGAACGCGGAAGGCAGCCGGACCACCTCCTCCGTCGTGGGCTTTTCGAAGGACGGCGAACGGCTCGTCGGCGCGACGGCCAAACGCCAGGCGGTCACCAACCCCGACGCGACGGTCTACTCCGTCAAGCGGTTCATGGGACGCCGCTTCGAAGAGGTGCCCGACGAGCGCACCCGCATGCCCTACAGCGTGGTGGAAGGATCGAACGGCCAGGTCAGCATAAAAATCGACGAGAAGTCGTACTCGCCCCCGGAGATCTCCGCGGCGGTCCTGCAGAAGATGAAGCAGACGGCCGAGGACTACCTGGGCGAGACCGTCACGGAGGCCGTGATTACCGTACCGGCCTATTTCAACGACAGCCAGCGCCAGGCCACCAAGGACGCCGGCCGCATCGCGGGCCTGGACGTCAAGCGCATCATCAACGAGCCGACGGCCGCGTCGCTGGCCTACGGGCTCGACAAGAAGAGCAACGAGAAGATCGCGGTATTCGACCTCGGCGGCGGCACCTTCGACATTTCGATTCTCGAAATCGGCGACGGCGTCTTCGAGGTCATGGCGACCAACGGGGACACCCACCTGGGCGGGGACGACCTGGACGATGCCCTGGTGGACTTCCTGGCGGACGAGTTCAAGAAGGAGGCCGGCATCGACCTCCGCAACGACGCCATGGCTCTGCAGCGGCTCAAGGAAGCAGCCGAGAAGGCCAAGTGCGAGCTGTCGACCGCGGGACAGACCGAAGTGGCCCTGCCCTTCATCACGGCGGACGCCTCCGGTCCCAAGCACCTGAACCGCACCATGACGCGGGCCCAGCTCGAACAGCTCGTGGATCCGCTCATCCAGCGGGTGGTGGCGCCGTGCCGACAGGCGATATCCGACGCGGGCCTTTCGGCTTCGGACATCGACGAAGTGGTCCTCGTGGGCGGCTCGACGCGCATGCCCAAGGTGCAGGAGATCGTCAAGGAACTCTTCGGCAAGGAGCCCAACCGGGGCGTGAACCCGGACGAAGTCGTGGCCATCGGCGCGGCGATCCAGGGTGCGGTGCTGTCCGGCGACGTGAAGGACGTGCTCCTGCTCGACGTCACGCCGCTTTCCCTGGGCATCGAGACCCTGGGCGGCGTCTTCACCCGGCTCATCGAGCGGAACACGACGATACCCACGAAGAAGAGCCAGGTCTTCTCTACCGCGGCGGACAACCAGCCTTCGGTGGAGGTGCACGTCCTCCAGGGCGAGCGCGACATGGCCCTCTACAACCGGACGCTGGGCAAGTTCCACCTGGACGGCATCCCGCCGGCGCCCCGGGGCATGCCGCAGATCGAGGTGACCTTCGACATCGACGCGAACGGCATCCTCCACGTCTCGGCCAAGGACATGGGCACGGGCAAGGAGCAGCAGATCCGCATCGAGGCGTCCAGCGGCCTGTCGGATGCCGAGATCGACAAGATGGTGAAGGACGCCGAGGCCCACGCCGACGAGGACTCGAAAAAGAAGGAAGAGGTGGAAGCCCGCAACCAGGCCGACCAGCTCGTGTACTCGACGGAGAAGTCGCTGGAAGAGCACGGCGACAAGCTATCCGCGGAGGACCGGGGCGCCATCGATTCGGCCCTGGCCGAGTTGAAGACGGCCCTGGAGGGCAGCGACCCGACGGCCATCAAGGCGGGCACAGAGAAGCTGACCCAGTCCTCCCAGAAGCTCGCGGAAGTCCTCTACCAGCAGGCCCAGGCCGAACAGGCCGCCGCCCAGGCTGCACAGGCGGGCGCGGCCGGTCCCGAGGGTCCGCAGGACGGTCCGCAGGGGCCACCTCCCCCGCCGGGCCCACAGCAGGACGGCGATCCGCAGGCGCAGAAAAAGAAGAAGGAAGACGGCGCCATCGACGCGGATTACGAGGTGGTGAACTGA
- a CDS encoding sigma-70 family RNA polymerase sigma factor — protein sequence MKLTTKIQVRDDESLDLYLKEIGDTELLTPEDEEELARRIRDGDEKALETMIHANLRFVVVVAKQYQNQGLALSDLISEGNIGLMKAARRFDEKKGFKFISYAVWWIRQAILHALAEQARLIRLPVNKIEELRRIERSIKKREAEIAQAGEASGDGADESEERIYGKGRHHALPEWASTPLSLDAPVGDQDAYTLMDRLRDQDSKMPDEALQEELLRTEVRRAVSNLTDRESEVLNLYFGLNSDRAYTLEEIGVRFGLTRERIRQIKQKAINKLRHTRHGSRLAAYAD from the coding sequence ATGAAACTGACCACGAAGATCCAGGTCAGAGATGACGAGTCACTTGATTTATACCTGAAAGAGATCGGCGATACGGAACTGCTCACGCCCGAGGATGAGGAGGAACTGGCCCGCCGCATCCGGGACGGCGACGAGAAGGCACTGGAGACCATGATTCACGCGAACCTGCGTTTCGTCGTCGTGGTCGCCAAGCAGTACCAGAACCAGGGCCTCGCCCTTTCCGATCTGATCAGCGAGGGGAACATCGGCCTGATGAAAGCCGCGCGTCGTTTCGACGAGAAGAAGGGGTTCAAGTTTATCTCATACGCAGTCTGGTGGATCCGGCAGGCGATCCTCCACGCGCTGGCCGAGCAAGCCCGGCTGATCCGGCTGCCCGTCAACAAGATCGAGGAATTGCGACGGATCGAGCGTTCCATCAAGAAGCGTGAGGCCGAAATCGCACAGGCCGGGGAAGCTTCCGGTGACGGCGCCGACGAGAGCGAAGAGCGGATTTACGGCAAGGGTCGCCACCACGCCCTGCCGGAATGGGCAAGCACGCCGCTTTCGCTGGACGCGCCGGTCGGCGACCAGGATGCCTATACCCTGATGGACCGGCTCCGGGACCAGGACAGCAAGATGCCGGACGAAGCGCTGCAGGAAGAGCTTCTGCGTACGGAAGTGAGGCGTGCGGTTTCGAACCTGACCGATCGCGAGAGCGAGGTGTTGAACCTGTACTTCGGTCTGAACTCGGACCGGGCGTACACGCTGGAAGAGATCGGGGTTCGATTCGGCCTGACGCGGGAACGGATCCGCCAGATCAAGCAGAAGGCCATCAACAAGCTGCGCCATACCCGCCACGGCAGCCGCCTGGCCGCCTACGCGGACTAA